A genomic segment from Peribacillus sp. ACCC06369 encodes:
- a CDS encoding TetR/AcrR family transcriptional regulator, producing MDNGKIGDKRHLRSIMTRQKLLEAAKEVFLEEGFQAAVISQMIKRANIGYGTAYVHFKGKEDLLIVLMENVMEQFYEIAETSFFPKSKDEAKHIINKQANAFLKMAEAERYMMQVFEQAIGVSTVISDKWKAIRMKFIQRISKDVAYAQQNGLARAELNHELVARGWFFTNEMYLWEIVRNEHHSSVEEISQTITSVYVEGLYL from the coding sequence ATGGATAATGGTAAAATAGGGGATAAACGACATTTGCGCTCAATCATGACACGTCAAAAGTTATTGGAAGCTGCAAAGGAAGTATTTCTTGAAGAAGGTTTTCAAGCTGCGGTTATCTCCCAAATGATCAAAAGGGCAAACATCGGATACGGAACTGCCTATGTTCATTTTAAAGGAAAAGAGGATCTTTTAATTGTACTAATGGAGAACGTAATGGAGCAATTTTACGAAATTGCCGAGACCTCTTTCTTTCCAAAATCAAAAGACGAAGCAAAACATATCATAAACAAACAAGCCAATGCATTTTTAAAAATGGCAGAGGCTGAACGCTATATGATGCAAGTTTTCGAACAGGCCATTGGGGTTTCAACCGTCATATCAGATAAATGGAAAGCGATCCGCATGAAGTTCATCCAGCGAATTTCAAAGGACGTCGCCTACGCACAGCAAAATGGACTGGCAAGAGCTGAACTGAACCATGAGCTTGTCGCAAGAGGGTGGTTTTTCACGAATGAAATGTATCTTTGGGAAATTGTCCGAAACGAACATCATAGTTCTGTTGAAGAAATTTCACAAACCATCACGTCAGTTTACGTCGAAGGTTTGTATTTGTAA
- a CDS encoding flagellar basal body rod protein — MKKFGLFIVGLIALFLLLANVGPLISLAICLAILYFGFKQFMKSESTGAKVAWGSVSIIVLIVSISHIPAILGLVAAYVLYLVYKKWNENDESASSNENDPFSNFEREWKELNKN; from the coding sequence ATGAAGAAATTTGGTTTATTTATTGTAGGACTGATCGCATTATTCCTGTTACTGGCGAATGTGGGTCCATTGATCAGCCTGGCGATTTGCTTGGCGATCCTATACTTTGGATTCAAGCAGTTCATGAAGTCCGAATCGACAGGGGCAAAGGTTGCGTGGGGATCAGTCTCCATTATCGTGCTGATCGTTTCTATTTCCCATATCCCGGCAATATTGGGATTGGTGGCAGCTTATGTTCTTTACCTGGTTTATAAAAAATGGAATGAAAATGATGAAAGTGCATCATCGAATGAAAACGACCCATTCTCAAATTTTGAAAGAGAGTGGAAAGAGTTGAATAAGAACTAA
- the kynU gene encoding kynureninase codes for MVSEYTLDYAKQLDEIDTLKGFREEFYLKPDSIYMDGNSLGLLSKRAERTLLESLEDWKEHGIDGWTQGNHPWFFMAEKLGAKMAQLVGASPEEVIVTGSTTVNLHQLVATFYKPEGMRTKILADELTFPTDIYALQSQLRTHGYDPEIDLIRVKSRDGRFLEEDDIIEAMTDDIALIILPTVLYRSGQILDMKRLTEEAHNRGIVIGFDGCHSIGAIPHSFSEWGVDFAYWCNYKHLNGGPGGVGGLYVNRKHFGTMPGLAGWFGSKKEKQFDMEHTLTPAESAGAYQIGTPHVLSCAPLIGSLDIFIEAGIENIREKSLKINQYLMDLVELELEDMGFFIGTPREDIRRGGHVSLEHKEAARICKALKENGVIPDFRAPNIIRLAPVALYTSYAEVWEVVQILKKIMSEKQYEKFKNEREVVA; via the coding sequence ATGGTTTCAGAATACACGTTGGATTATGCAAAACAATTGGATGAGATAGATACACTTAAAGGTTTTCGAGAAGAGTTTTATTTAAAGCCGGATTCGATCTATATGGATGGAAACTCATTGGGGCTTCTGTCGAAAAGGGCTGAACGCACTCTTTTGGAATCTTTGGAAGATTGGAAGGAACATGGGATTGATGGATGGACACAAGGGAATCACCCATGGTTTTTCATGGCAGAGAAATTGGGCGCGAAGATGGCCCAATTGGTCGGAGCTTCTCCCGAGGAGGTTATTGTAACCGGCTCCACAACTGTAAATCTGCATCAACTTGTAGCTACTTTTTATAAGCCGGAAGGCATGCGTACAAAAATTTTAGCAGATGAACTAACCTTTCCGACTGACATTTATGCTCTTCAAAGTCAGCTGCGTACACATGGATACGATCCGGAAATCGATCTTATCCGCGTGAAAAGCCGCGATGGAAGGTTTCTTGAAGAGGATGACATCATCGAAGCAATGACCGATGACATCGCTTTGATCATCTTGCCTACAGTCCTCTATCGCAGCGGTCAAATATTGGATATGAAACGATTAACTGAGGAAGCTCATAATAGAGGAATAGTAATCGGTTTTGACGGATGTCATTCTATTGGTGCGATCCCGCATTCATTCAGCGAATGGGGTGTGGATTTTGCGTATTGGTGCAATTATAAACATTTGAATGGCGGTCCTGGCGGTGTTGGCGGTTTATATGTAAATCGAAAACATTTTGGAACGATGCCTGGATTGGCTGGATGGTTCGGCTCCAAAAAAGAAAAACAATTCGATATGGAACATACCTTAACACCAGCTGAATCAGCAGGCGCATATCAAATTGGAACGCCGCATGTGTTAAGTTGTGCACCTTTGATTGGGTCATTAGACATTTTTATAGAAGCGGGAATTGAGAATATTCGCGAAAAATCACTGAAAATCAATCAATATTTAATGGATTTAGTCGAATTAGAATTGGAAGACATGGGTTTTTTCATTGGAACGCCTAGAGAAGACATACGTCGCGGCGGTCATGTAAGCCTTGAGCATAAAGAAGCTGCACGGATATGTAAGGCATTGAAGGAAAACGGTGTCATTCCCGATTTCCGCGCACCCAATATCATTCGCCTTGCTCCAGTTGCACTATATACTTCCTACGCAGAAGTTTGGGAAGTGGTACAAATACTCAAGAAAATCATGTCAGAAAAACAATATGAAAAATTCAAGAATGAACGTGAAGTGGTTGCATAA
- the liaF gene encoding cell wall-active antibiotics response protein LiaF: protein MLNKMKTDYMGWIFLIGVVLLFLEISFTGGGLLFSIAFSIGFIYLGRKFTKRSIGKILFFIGLISLIITVLNMFVFRFFLMAILIYLLLLYYQSKKNPDWISPILTNEDLDEERIKKERLLKTDYLFKNKLFGHQQTAEHVYEWNSVNVQGGVGDTVIDLSKTILPKGDAVISIRNIIGNITVLVPYGIEIRVHHSVVAGRARIFENKPESRVFNQIYSYQTEGFNETDHKVHIITSILVGDLEVKRV, encoded by the coding sequence ATGTTGAACAAGATGAAGACGGACTATATGGGATGGATATTTCTCATCGGAGTCGTCCTGCTTTTTTTAGAGATTTCATTTACGGGTGGAGGTCTCCTTTTTTCCATCGCTTTTTCGATAGGATTTATCTATTTAGGCAGGAAATTCACAAAACGGTCAATCGGGAAAATCCTATTTTTTATAGGGCTGATTTCCCTTATCATCACAGTCTTGAATATGTTCGTCTTTAGATTTTTCCTTATGGCGATCCTCATTTATCTTTTGCTTTTATATTATCAGTCCAAAAAGAACCCTGATTGGATCAGTCCCATTTTAACCAATGAGGATTTGGACGAAGAACGGATCAAGAAGGAACGATTGCTGAAAACCGATTATCTATTTAAAAATAAGTTGTTCGGTCATCAACAAACGGCCGAACATGTATATGAATGGAATTCCGTTAATGTTCAGGGCGGGGTCGGTGATACGGTTATCGATTTAAGCAAAACGATTTTACCGAAAGGCGACGCTGTCATTTCCATTAGGAATATCATTGGCAATATTACTGTCCTTGTACCATATGGCATCGAAATCAGGGTCCATCATTCCGTCGTTGCAGGCAGGGCCCGAATCTTTGAAAATAAGCCTGAATCCAGGGTCTTTAATCAAATTTATTCCTACCAAACGGAAGGGTTCAATGAAACGGATCACAAGGTTCATATCATCACTTCAATCTTAGTTGGGGATTTAGAGGTGAAGCGGGTATGA
- a CDS encoding response regulator transcription factor: protein MIKVLFVDDHEMVRIGVSAYLSAQADIEVIGEADNGLKAVELAMDLRPDIILMDLVMPEMDGIEATKRIIEKWPEAKIIIVTSFLDDEKVYPALEAGATSYMLKTSKASEIARAVRSTFQGQSVLEPEVTGKMMEKLRRPKISQLHDQLTNREMEILLLMTQGKSNQEIADDLYIALKTAKVHVSNILSKLAVQDRTQAVIYAFKHSLVQEEQ from the coding sequence ATGATTAAAGTATTATTTGTCGATGACCATGAAATGGTAAGAATAGGGGTATCGGCTTATTTATCCGCACAGGCGGATATCGAAGTGATTGGGGAAGCTGACAATGGTCTGAAAGCTGTCGAACTGGCAATGGATTTGCGTCCGGATATCATTTTGATGGATTTGGTCATGCCTGAAATGGACGGCATAGAAGCGACGAAACGAATTATCGAAAAATGGCCTGAAGCAAAGATCATCATTGTGACAAGCTTCCTTGATGATGAAAAAGTGTACCCGGCATTGGAAGCCGGAGCGACGAGCTATATGTTGAAGACATCTAAGGCCAGCGAGATTGCGAGAGCTGTCCGTTCCACGTTCCAGGGGCAAAGCGTACTTGAACCGGAAGTGACGGGGAAAATGATGGAAAAGTTGCGTCGTCCAAAGATTTCACAGCTTCATGATCAATTGACGAATCGCGAAATGGAAATTTTACTGCTGATGACACAAGGGAAATCGAATCAGGAAATTGCGGATGATCTATACATAGCCCTGAAAACAGCCAAAGTGCATGTCAGCAATATATTAAGTAAGCTTGCCGTGCAAGACCGCACACAAGCAGTGATTTACGCATTTAAGCATTCGCTCGTACAAGAAGAACAGTGA
- a CDS encoding PspA/IM30 family protein, which yields MGNLFSRMKQTISADFHDLLDKKEQKNPIGMLNQYLRQCEQETEKVGKLLERQYLLKEEFTREYNQAQNLAEKRKHQAEIAKQSGETDLMEFAIKESLHYEDRGLSLKEAHKSAEVQLAELERKYEEMKHKLKDMHLKRMELMGRENIARANHRINRVLDGGSSDAKPVAMFEEMEHYIDRIEHQVHTDYNRHTIDARIVQLEKELEQKEA from the coding sequence ATGGGTAATTTATTTTCAAGAATGAAACAAACGATTTCAGCGGATTTTCATGACTTGTTGGATAAGAAGGAGCAAAAAAATCCAATTGGGATGTTAAATCAATATTTGCGTCAATGTGAGCAGGAGACAGAAAAGGTCGGTAAGCTGCTTGAACGTCAATATCTTTTGAAAGAAGAGTTCACGCGTGAATATAATCAAGCGCAAAATCTAGCTGAAAAACGAAAGCATCAGGCGGAAATCGCTAAGCAGTCGGGAGAAACCGATTTAATGGAATTTGCCATCAAGGAAAGCCTGCACTATGAGGATCGTGGGCTTAGTTTGAAGGAGGCGCATAAAAGTGCAGAGGTTCAGTTGGCTGAACTGGAGCGGAAGTATGAAGAAATGAAGCATAAGCTCAAGGATATGCATCTAAAGCGGATGGAACTGATGGGCAGGGAGAATATTGCCCGGGCAAACCACCGGATCAATCGGGTATTGGACGGAGGCAGTTCCGACGCGAAACCGGTAGCGATGTTTGAAGAAATGGAGCATTATATCGATCGCATCGAGCACCAGGTCCATACAGATTATAATCGGCATACGATCGATGCCAGGATTGTCCAGCTTGAAAAAGAATTGGAACAGAAAGAAGCGTAA
- the kynA gene encoding tryptophan 2,3-dioxygenase codes for MKNMDNNGQTITGLEKEIQTDFQKSMSYGDYLHLDKILTSQHRCSDHHDEMLFIIIHQASELWMKLILHELTAATESIRQNKLEPSFKMLSRVSRIQQQLIQSWNVLSTLTPAEYMEFRDKLGQSSGFQSYQNRLIEFALGNKNVHTLSVYQHQTDLYEQMQEALNEPSIYDAAINALVARGLPIDQEALNRDWSQKYEPNTSVEEAWLTVYRDVEQYWDLYELGEKLVDIGHQQQLWRFNHMTTVERIIGNKQGTGGSSGVNYLKRALDQHFFPELWSLRTKL; via the coding sequence ATGAAGAATATGGATAACAATGGACAAACAATAACTGGGCTTGAGAAAGAAATTCAAACCGATTTTCAAAAGTCGATGTCTTACGGAGATTATCTCCACCTTGATAAGATTTTAACTAGTCAACATAGATGTTCCGATCATCATGATGAAATGCTTTTTATCATTATCCATCAAGCGAGTGAGCTATGGATGAAGCTCATTTTACATGAATTGACAGCTGCTACTGAGTCTATTCGCCAAAACAAATTGGAACCCTCGTTTAAAATGCTGTCGCGTGTTTCAAGGATTCAGCAGCAATTGATTCAGTCATGGAATGTCCTTTCAACTTTGACACCGGCAGAATATATGGAGTTCAGGGATAAACTTGGACAATCTTCCGGATTCCAATCCTATCAGAATCGTTTGATTGAATTTGCTCTAGGAAACAAAAATGTCCATACGCTATCTGTCTATCAACATCAGACAGATCTATACGAACAAATGCAGGAGGCCCTTAATGAGCCAAGTATTTATGATGCGGCGATTAATGCCCTTGTGGCGCGGGGATTACCCATTGATCAAGAAGCGCTTAACAGGGATTGGTCACAAAAATATGAACCAAATACCAGTGTAGAAGAAGCGTGGCTGACAGTTTACCGCGATGTCGAGCAATATTGGGACTTATATGAGTTGGGCGAGAAGTTAGTGGACATTGGCCATCAACAGCAATTATGGCGTTTTAATCATATGACCACAGTGGAAAGGATTATTGGTAATAAACAAGGTACTGGCGGATCATCAGGTGTCAACTATTTAAAAAGAGCCTTGGACCAACACTTTTTCCCAGAACTATGGAGCCTAAGAACGAAGCTATAA
- a CDS encoding sensor histidine kinase → MSIMTRQILTALGVSFVLSLALPAAVFFIFPLSDWSLLWEKVVMGLPFVIFLPSLVITVGLIYGVVSGMFWKRQLERVDEGLHLLEQGRLPSQEETFPVQEMAKMVERMHLIHKQINEQTKLSQKMANEKAIDQEKQIQEIVSQERNRLARELHDSVSQQLFAASMFMSAITESQSDMEKTEMKQFKIVEEMIHQSQLEMRALLLHLRPVALKGKSLQEGMKELLLELAQKVTMDIKWKMEPVTLDKGIEDHLFRILQESISNTLRHAKADSLEVLLIVRDGLIILRITDDGIGFNVEESKTGSYGLQNMHERAVELGGTMQLVSVPNKGTKLEVKIPLLNAGGDHDD, encoded by the coding sequence ATGAGCATAATGACACGGCAGATATTGACTGCCCTTGGTGTTTCTTTTGTTCTTTCCCTTGCTTTGCCGGCGGCGGTTTTCTTTATCTTTCCTTTATCCGACTGGAGTTTATTGTGGGAGAAAGTGGTCATGGGGTTACCTTTCGTCATATTCCTGCCAAGTCTGGTCATTACGGTAGGGTTGATCTATGGAGTCGTTTCGGGGATGTTTTGGAAGAGGCAGCTGGAAAGGGTGGATGAAGGGCTTCATTTACTTGAACAGGGCCGCTTACCTTCGCAAGAGGAGACGTTTCCGGTCCAAGAAATGGCTAAAATGGTGGAACGGATGCATCTGATTCATAAGCAAATCAATGAGCAGACTAAATTATCGCAAAAAATGGCGAATGAAAAGGCCATTGATCAGGAGAAACAGATCCAGGAAATCGTTTCCCAGGAACGAAACCGTTTGGCGCGGGAACTGCATGATTCGGTGAGTCAGCAATTGTTTGCCGCTTCGATGTTCATGTCGGCCATTACCGAGTCACAATCCGATATGGAAAAAACGGAAATGAAACAATTCAAGATAGTGGAAGAGATGATCCATCAATCCCAGCTCGAGATGAGGGCTTTATTGCTTCACTTGAGACCCGTTGCATTAAAGGGAAAATCTTTACAGGAAGGAATGAAGGAGCTCCTTTTGGAATTGGCTCAAAAAGTAACGATGGATATAAAATGGAAGATGGAGCCTGTCACTCTGGATAAGGGGATTGAGGACCATCTGTTTCGGATTTTACAAGAATCGATTTCCAATACTCTAAGACATGCAAAAGCGGATTCGCTTGAAGTGCTATTGATCGTTCGTGATGGACTGATCATTTTACGGATAACGGATGATGGCATCGGTTTTAACGTCGAAGAGTCGAAAACGGGATCATATGGTCTGCAAAACATGCATGAACGGGCTGTTGAATTAGGCGGAACGATGCAGCTTGTTAGCGTTCCGAATAAAGGAACGAAACTTGAAGTGAAAATCCCATTATTAAATGCTGGAGGTGATCATGATGATTAA
- the kynB gene encoding arylformamidase, producing the protein MGTWIDISQRLDENVAVWPGDTPFSYKVNWSKEESGSVNVGQINMSIHTGTHIDAPFHFDNDGKRVIELDLDLYMGNARVILLPNRTSIGVNELSNLDLQGVTRLLIRTDAWKDKRVFPQTIPHIQPELAAYLSELGVRLIGLDLPSVDPLDSKELSAHHELAGHGIHILEGLVLDDIGPGNYELAALPLPLVEADGSPVRAVLKKLP; encoded by the coding sequence ATGGGAACATGGATTGATATTTCACAACGTCTGGATGAAAACGTTGCAGTCTGGCCTGGAGACACACCTTTCTCCTACAAAGTCAATTGGAGTAAAGAAGAGAGTGGATCTGTCAATGTAGGTCAAATCAATATGAGCATTCACACTGGTACCCATATTGATGCACCTTTTCATTTTGATAACGATGGAAAAAGAGTGATTGAACTGGATCTCGATTTATATATGGGGAATGCCCGAGTCATCCTTTTACCAAACAGAACGAGCATTGGAGTCAATGAATTATCCAATCTGGATCTACAAGGCGTCACCCGTCTGTTAATTCGGACAGACGCATGGAAGGATAAACGTGTGTTTCCACAAACCATTCCTCATATCCAACCAGAATTAGCGGCATATCTTTCAGAACTCGGTGTTCGTCTTATCGGTCTTGATTTGCCATCCGTAGATCCATTGGATAGTAAAGAACTGTCTGCCCATCATGAGCTTGCCGGTCATGGAATTCACATTTTGGAAGGGCTTGTATTGGACGATATAGGACCAGGGAATTATGAGTTGGCAGCCCTCCCACTTCCATTAGTTGAAGCAGATGGAAGTCCGGTACGTGCTGTTTTGAAAAAGTTACCCTAA
- a CDS encoding amino acid permease — MENKNTQLNIKDEPEKGLKRELETSQLSMIAMGCAIGTGLFLGSGLAIQAAGPSVLLSYALGAFIVLLLMGCLAEMTVAHPTSGSFGAIAEKYMTPMAGYLVRYSYWIGNVLAVGVEVSAVSVYMNYWFPAVPGIVWILLFAGVLIYVNATSVNTFATFEYWFSFIKISAIVGFILLGAYVLFGSSEQPHIGPENFVNEGGFFPFGLKGMWIAVFISLFSFLGTELIAVTSGEAKDPDAAVPKALKATVFRLSTFYVLTIGIMLMIVPWKTAGIEVSPFVKVMEILNIPGASGIMNFIILTAAISAMNAQLYASTRMMFSLARGKNAPSFLGKLNKKGVPTKALAVSSTGIFIAAGVHALLPGSSYAFMMGISMFGAMFTWLMIFISHLFFRVKWDKTGGRKLPVRMIGFPYLTILGAVLLFSLMITSWFTDFKIMLQFGIPWLLFLSVAYFVSKKRNINHNVVEETLAEKIE; from the coding sequence ATGGAGAACAAAAATACTCAATTGAACATTAAAGATGAGCCAGAGAAAGGATTAAAACGTGAGTTAGAAACAAGCCAGCTTTCCATGATCGCGATGGGCTGTGCCATCGGGACGGGGCTATTCCTTGGCAGCGGGCTTGCCATTCAAGCGGCAGGGCCAAGTGTATTGCTCAGTTATGCTCTCGGGGCGTTCATTGTCTTACTATTGATGGGCTGTTTAGCCGAAATGACGGTTGCCCATCCTACTTCCGGATCTTTTGGAGCCATTGCTGAAAAGTACATGACTCCTATGGCAGGCTATCTTGTCCGCTATTCCTATTGGATTGGCAATGTTTTGGCTGTTGGGGTAGAAGTGAGTGCAGTCAGCGTATATATGAATTATTGGTTTCCGGCCGTTCCGGGAATCGTATGGATTTTGTTGTTTGCAGGTGTCCTGATTTATGTAAATGCTACCAGCGTGAATACATTCGCTACATTTGAGTATTGGTTCTCCTTTATTAAAATAAGTGCCATTGTTGGTTTTATCCTTCTTGGAGCCTATGTACTATTCGGTTCATCCGAACAGCCACATATAGGACCGGAAAACTTCGTGAATGAAGGCGGTTTTTTCCCATTTGGTTTGAAGGGTATGTGGATAGCCGTATTCATTTCTTTATTCAGCTTTCTTGGAACTGAATTGATAGCGGTTACATCAGGGGAGGCAAAAGATCCAGATGCAGCTGTTCCAAAAGCATTAAAAGCTACTGTGTTTCGTTTATCCACTTTCTATGTGCTGACAATCGGGATCATGCTGATGATCGTTCCATGGAAAACGGCTGGGATCGAGGTAAGTCCATTCGTAAAAGTGATGGAAATATTGAACATTCCAGGTGCATCCGGGATCATGAACTTTATTATTTTAACGGCTGCCATATCTGCCATGAACGCTCAGCTCTATGCTTCAACACGTATGATGTTTTCATTGGCACGTGGAAAAAATGCACCTAGCTTTTTAGGAAAGTTAAACAAAAAGGGTGTTCCGACAAAAGCACTTGCTGTCTCTTCAACAGGGATTTTTATCGCTGCAGGCGTTCATGCGTTACTTCCTGGTTCTTCCTATGCCTTCATGATGGGGATTTCCATGTTCGGTGCCATGTTCACATGGCTTATGATCTTCATCTCCCATTTGTTTTTCAGGGTGAAATGGGATAAAACAGGCGGACGCAAGTTACCGGTAAGGATGATCGGTTTCCCCTATTTAACGATACTAGGAGCTGTTCTTCTATTTAGTTTGATGATTACGTCATGGTTTACGGATTTCAAAATCATGCTTCAATTCGGGATTCCTTGGTTACTATTTTTATCTGTCGCTTATTTTGTTTCGAAAAAAAGAAATATTAATCATAATGTAGTGGAGGAAACTCTGGCAGAAAAGATAGAATAG
- a CDS encoding MFS transporter, translating to MKALRLLKSFNFLYFGLLAIFIPFLPVYLADQGLRPAQIGFIIGTGGFVTLITQPLWGMISDKTRTIRKVLLLLIFFSSVIGYFLYDSSSYIQLILFAMLLYFFLMPIDPLTESLNFTIAEKSGISYGSIRTYGALGYAVISLITGYVMSYFGANSLAFLFAGIGLISFIVSWMMPDAPVSGKPVTLSSLKHFFSNKETLLFLLLVFICAVPARMNDTFLGVYIRELGGSAKLVGLTWFLAAGSEIVVFALSFWWLRKGKEIIIISFAAAFFFIRYFVSAWITDPQLLAYLQVMQLLTFPIFYSAAIQYLYRIVPVEWRATGQTVLALLFFGVSGIIASYIGGAIYGAFGGKTLYLFISSISFIGMVFALVLYRIYGKRLDTAEEAV from the coding sequence ATGAAAGCATTACGATTATTAAAAAGTTTTAACTTTTTATATTTTGGACTGCTTGCCATTTTCATTCCGTTTCTCCCAGTTTATCTGGCTGATCAAGGTTTGCGTCCAGCCCAAATCGGATTCATCATCGGTACAGGAGGTTTTGTCACCCTCATCACCCAGCCTTTATGGGGAATGATCAGCGACAAAACGAGGACTATACGAAAAGTCCTGTTGTTACTCATCTTTTTCTCGAGCGTAATCGGTTATTTTCTCTATGACTCAAGCAGTTATATTCAGCTCATCCTGTTTGCCATGCTGCTATATTTCTTTCTGATGCCGATCGATCCCCTGACAGAAAGCCTCAACTTCACGATTGCAGAGAAATCCGGGATCAGTTACGGTTCCATCCGGACATATGGTGCTTTGGGTTATGCGGTCATTTCACTGATCACCGGCTATGTTATGTCATATTTCGGAGCTAACAGCCTGGCCTTCCTTTTTGCCGGCATAGGTTTGATCAGCTTCATCGTCAGCTGGATGATGCCTGATGCACCCGTTTCGGGAAAACCTGTCACTTTAAGCAGCCTTAAGCACTTTTTCAGCAATAAAGAGACACTTCTCTTTCTGTTATTGGTGTTTATCTGTGCTGTTCCAGCAAGGATGAACGATACTTTCCTCGGAGTGTATATCCGGGAACTTGGAGGAAGTGCCAAGCTTGTAGGCTTGACCTGGTTCTTAGCGGCAGGAAGTGAAATCGTTGTATTCGCCCTAAGCTTCTGGTGGCTGCGCAAGGGTAAGGAAATCATCATCATTTCGTTTGCAGCGGCGTTTTTCTTTATCCGTTATTTCGTCTCTGCGTGGATAACCGATCCACAGCTATTAGCTTATTTGCAGGTCATGCAGCTATTGACGTTCCCCATTTTCTACTCGGCCGCCATCCAATATCTGTATCGGATCGTTCCGGTGGAATGGCGTGCTACAGGCCAGACGGTACTGGCGCTGCTATTCTTCGGGGTTTCGGGAATCATTGCTTCTTATATAGGCGGAGCCATATATGGGGCTTTCGGGGGCAAGACCCTTTACCTGTTCATCTCCTCCATCTCCTTCATAGGAATGGTATTTGCTTTGGTTCTTTATCGGATATATGGCAAGAGGCTCGATACTGCAGAAGAAGCTGTATAA